In Aliivibrio wodanis, a genomic segment contains:
- the deaD gene encoding cold-shock DEAD box protein A (ATP-independent RNA helicase) — translation MSETITEFRQLALDETILSALDEMGFIAPTPIQAESIPLLLAGRDALGKAQTGTGKTAAFSLPLLNKINLKQHNPQAIIMAPTRELAIQVAAEVKNLGRNIKGLKVLEIYGGASIVDQMRALSRGAHIIVGTPGRVKDLLNRDRLNLSEVHTFILDEADEMLKMGFVDDVTWILEKAPDTAQRILFSATMPPMVKTIVDRYLRDPARVDVAGSNHTVDKVAQNFWIVKGVEKDEAMSRLLETEETDASIVFVRTRQDTERLADWLSARGFKAAALHGDIPQSLRERTVDHIKRGVIDILVATDVVARGLDVPRITHVFNYDIPFDVESYIHRIGRTGRAGRKGKAILLVRTNQIRMLRTIERVTKSSMEEIELPHRDQVAEARLAVLGAELAADKEFVALEAFSDLITKLQETLEVDAATIAAMLLKRQQGKRPLFYKGPDPMIAAMERAKRRPERSDRGDRPERGDRRDRPERGERRQYNNADFDTYQLEVGREQGVQVKDIVGALANELGFTKGAIGAIKLAPGHTYVQLPKKMSADVASKLKQLRIRQNEVKAVVVEGVDLTIDRRPRTGGGAGRDENRGGNGNSRGGYRGNREGGAGAGAGRGGERRFDRNKGGDHRGSHRGERAPGASRAPRTPRNED, via the coding sequence ATGTCAGAAACTATTACTGAATTCCGCCAACTGGCTTTAGACGAAACTATCTTATCTGCACTTGACGAAATGGGCTTTATTGCACCTACGCCAATTCAAGCTGAGTCTATTCCTCTTTTGTTAGCTGGTCGTGATGCACTTGGTAAAGCTCAAACAGGTACTGGTAAAACAGCTGCTTTCTCTTTGCCTCTTTTAAACAAAATTAACCTTAAGCAACATAACCCACAAGCAATCATCATGGCTCCAACGCGTGAACTTGCTATTCAGGTTGCTGCTGAAGTTAAGAACCTTGGTCGTAACATCAAGGGACTTAAAGTTTTAGAGATCTACGGTGGTGCTTCTATCGTTGATCAAATGCGTGCTCTAAGCCGCGGTGCTCATATCATCGTTGGTACACCTGGCCGTGTTAAAGATTTACTTAACCGTGACCGTTTAAACCTAAGCGAAGTTCATACGTTCATCCTTGATGAAGCTGATGAAATGCTAAAAATGGGTTTTGTTGATGATGTAACTTGGATTCTTGAAAAAGCACCAGATACAGCTCAACGTATCCTATTTTCTGCAACTATGCCTCCAATGGTTAAGACTATTGTTGACCGTTACCTACGTGATCCTGCTCGTGTTGATGTTGCTGGTTCTAACCACACCGTTGACAAAGTAGCACAGAACTTCTGGATCGTTAAAGGCGTAGAGAAAGACGAAGCAATGTCTCGTCTTCTTGAAACTGAAGAAACTGACGCGTCAATCGTATTCGTACGTACTCGCCAAGATACAGAGCGCCTAGCTGATTGGTTATCTGCTCGTGGCTTTAAAGCTGCTGCACTTCACGGTGATATTCCTCAGTCTCTACGTGAGCGTACTGTTGACCATATCAAACGTGGCGTTATCGATATTCTAGTTGCAACTGATGTTGTTGCTCGTGGTCTTGATGTTCCTCGTATTACACACGTATTTAACTACGACATCCCATTCGATGTTGAGTCTTACATCCACCGTATCGGTCGTACAGGTCGTGCTGGACGTAAAGGTAAAGCGATTCTTTTAGTTCGTACAAACCAAATTCGTATGCTTCGTACAATTGAACGTGTAACTAAATCGTCTATGGAAGAGATTGAACTTCCACATCGCGATCAAGTTGCAGAAGCTCGTCTAGCGGTTCTTGGTGCTGAATTAGCAGCAGACAAAGAATTCGTTGCACTAGAAGCATTCTCTGACTTAATTACTAAGCTTCAAGAGACTCTAGAAGTTGATGCCGCGACAATCGCAGCAATGCTTCTTAAGCGTCAACAAGGTAAGCGTCCTTTATTCTATAAAGGTCCAGATCCAATGATCGCAGCAATGGAACGTGCTAAACGTCGTCCAGAGCGTAGTGATCGTGGTGATCGTCCAGAGCGTGGTGATCGTCGTGACCGTCCAGAACGTGGTGAGCGTCGTCAGTATAACAATGCTGATTTCGATACATACCAACTAGAAGTAGGTCGTGAGCAAGGCGTTCAAGTTAAAGATATCGTAGGTGCTCTAGCTAACGAACTTGGTTTTACTAAAGGTGCTATCGGTGCAATTAAACTTGCTCCTGGTCACACATATGTACAGTTACCTAAGAAAATGTCTGCAGACGTTGCAAGCAAACTTAAGCAACTACGTATTCGTCAAAACGAAGTGAAAGCGGTTGTTGTTGAAGGTGTTGACCTAACAATTGATCGTCGTCCTCGTACTGGCGGTGGTGCTGGTCGTGATGAAAATCGTGGCGGCAACGGCAACAGCCGTGGTGGTTACCGTGGTAACCGTGAAGGCGGTGCTGGTGCTGGTGCAGGTCGTGGTGGCGAACGTCGTTTTGACCGCAACAAAGGTGGTGATCACCGTGGCAGTCACCGTGGCGAGCGTGCTCCAGGCGCAAGCCGTGCTCCACGCACACCTCGTAACGAAGACTAA
- the speG gene encoding spermidine N1-acetyltransferase, with translation MENKMDNQIRLRALEQTDLRFIHQLNNNRSIMSYWFEEPYESYYELEDLFRKHIHDNTERRFIAENEGQQSIGLVELVEINSIHRNAEFQIIIAPDFQGYGYARSLIHKALNYAFTILNLHKVYLHVAVNNEKAIYLYETCGFMEEGHLVKEIFVNGEYSDVKRMYIIQNTYLEKKR, from the coding sequence ATGGAAAACAAAATGGATAATCAAATTCGATTACGTGCTCTTGAGCAAACTGACCTTCGTTTTATTCATCAATTAAATAACAATCGTTCTATTATGTCTTATTGGTTTGAAGAACCTTATGAGTCTTATTATGAGCTAGAAGATTTGTTCCGTAAGCACATTCATGATAATACCGAGCGGCGATTTATTGCTGAGAATGAAGGACAACAATCTATTGGGCTTGTAGAGTTAGTTGAAATAAATTCAATTCATCGTAATGCCGAGTTTCAAATTATTATTGCACCAGATTTTCAAGGCTATGGTTATGCAAGGAGTTTAATTCACAAAGCGCTTAATTATGCATTTACTATTTTAAATCTTCATAAAGTGTATTTACATGTAGCAGTAAATAACGAGAAAGCTATTTATTTATATGAAACATGCGGTTTTATGGAAGAAGGACACTTGGTGAAAGAGATCTTTGTAAATGGAGAATATAGCGATGTTAAACGTATGTATATTATTCAAAATACATATCTTGAAAAGAAAAGATAA
- a CDS encoding transposase, IS110 family gives MGHQYKQLTLSERYQIEAWNTHSISAREIGQKLKRSNGSISRELRRCPVGSYSAEQAHKHAFQKRTLSIKHTKCGQKNKKIIQIYLQLGWSPEQISGRMHKEKIENTICCSTIYNVVKREHWQRMLARKGKKYKQRKGVEAGARLIPNRADISLRPAIVDDNSEIGHWEGDTVYGQDGYLVTMVERVSKLLVTCKVRSKSKKAVTRGINRMMKPFKELCKTITFDNGGEFAGHAKIAKHLNCDIYFAKPYHSWQRGLNENTNGLLRRFFPKGMAIGELAAKEVKQAEFLINSRPRKALNFLSPSEFLSGKRVSVIVTI, from the coding sequence ATGGGACACCAATATAAGCAACTGACACTAAGTGAAAGATACCAGATTGAAGCTTGGAATACACATAGTATTTCTGCTCGGGAAATAGGACAAAAATTAAAACGGAGCAATGGCTCCATTTCAAGGGAATTACGACGCTGTCCTGTTGGAAGTTATTCTGCCGAGCAAGCGCATAAACATGCTTTTCAAAAAAGAACACTTTCAATTAAGCACACAAAGTGTGGCCAAAAGAATAAGAAAATAATTCAAATATACCTACAACTTGGTTGGAGCCCAGAGCAAATATCTGGACGAATGCATAAAGAAAAAATAGAAAATACAATATGTTGCAGTACTATTTACAATGTAGTTAAAAGAGAGCATTGGCAAAGAATGCTTGCTCGAAAAGGTAAAAAATACAAACAGCGTAAAGGTGTAGAAGCTGGAGCAAGACTAATTCCCAACCGCGCTGATATCTCTCTCCGGCCTGCTATTGTTGACGATAACTCAGAAATTGGCCACTGGGAAGGTGATACTGTTTATGGTCAAGATGGGTATTTAGTCACTATGGTAGAGCGAGTATCTAAGCTATTAGTTACTTGCAAAGTACGTAGCAAGTCTAAAAAAGCAGTCACTCGTGGGATAAATCGCATGATGAAGCCCTTTAAAGAACTTTGCAAAACAATCACATTTGATAATGGCGGAGAGTTTGCGGGTCATGCTAAGATAGCTAAGCATCTGAACTGTGACATTTATTTTGCTAAACCTTACCATTCCTGGCAACGAGGTTTGAATGAAAATACCAATGGTTTACTAAGGCGTTTTTTCCCAAAGGGAATGGCCATTGGAGAACTTGCTGCAAAAGAGGTTAAACAGGCAGAGTTTTTGATTAATTCGAGACCTAGAAAGGCATTAAATTTTCTGAGTCCGAGTGAGTTTTTAAGCGGTAAGCGTGTGTCGGTTATTGTTACGATCTAG
- a CDS encoding methyl-accepting chemotaxis protein: MFSLTIKQKIIALTFMSFIGFASILYIAGSALAMNSHQVANIQAIYYPVMNSSAINEVQLDQLSERFNLAVTIGDEELLEMNRQTFESILNTFKYQVDLQPSLSNEIQHSNRLTSQYFELAYRIALGMIEEELSLKEASALASESNQLLDELKQSLKSFSDQRQMEFEISVTQMAEENKQAHNLMRAAGALALFIIVIAGFKIGRDIKISLNRITFKMKDIAEGEGDLTGRITHKTKDELFDLVYWFNTFVEKLQSNVSQTKTNINQLSNVSGTLVTASETTKELSNKQYQAIEDVTLSLKELFTSVKEISHNASDASSAANSANKEAKKGEAQVQNTIQSVHDLTEEVHNASEVIKQLNIYTHDASSILDSISSIAEQTNLLALNAAIESARAGEQGRGFAVVADEVRTLASRTQSSTQEIHRVLEQLQTQATKAVSIISNSGEKAELCVQQSKIAELSLQSITSEVNQITQRNEMIATATEEQELTSHQIQGYVAEIRNMAEGTATNVSNVDSVSHDIESITSSLTELTNQFKVS, translated from the coding sequence ATGTTTTCGTTAACAATCAAGCAAAAAATCATAGCCCTAACTTTTATGAGTTTTATTGGATTTGCTAGTATCTTATATATAGCAGGTAGTGCTTTAGCGATGAACTCACATCAGGTGGCTAATATACAAGCAATTTATTATCCTGTTATGAACTCTTCGGCTATTAACGAAGTACAATTAGACCAGTTATCTGAGCGATTTAATCTAGCCGTGACCATTGGCGATGAAGAGCTTCTTGAGATGAATAGACAAACATTTGAATCTATTCTCAATACATTCAAATATCAGGTTGACCTTCAACCTTCTTTGTCTAATGAAATACAGCATTCTAATAGATTAACTTCTCAATACTTTGAGCTAGCATATAGGATAGCGCTTGGTATGATAGAGGAGGAGTTGTCTTTAAAAGAAGCGTCAGCACTTGCCTCTGAAAGTAATCAATTATTGGATGAATTAAAGCAATCTTTAAAATCATTCAGTGACCAACGCCAAATGGAGTTTGAAATTTCAGTAACTCAAATGGCAGAAGAAAATAAGCAAGCCCATAATTTAATGAGAGCGGCTGGAGCGTTAGCTTTGTTTATTATCGTTATTGCAGGCTTTAAGATTGGCCGAGATATTAAAATAAGCTTGAATCGCATCACGTTTAAGATGAAAGACATTGCAGAAGGTGAGGGTGATTTAACAGGGCGAATTACTCATAAAACAAAAGATGAGTTGTTTGATCTGGTGTATTGGTTCAATACGTTTGTTGAAAAATTGCAAAGTAATGTGAGTCAAACAAAAACCAATATTAATCAACTAAGCAATGTATCTGGCACCTTGGTTACAGCAAGTGAAACCACTAAAGAATTGTCTAATAAGCAATATCAAGCCATTGAAGATGTCACTTTATCGCTTAAAGAATTATTTACCAGTGTGAAAGAGATCTCACATAACGCTTCAGACGCGTCTAGTGCGGCAAATAGCGCAAACAAAGAAGCGAAAAAAGGCGAAGCCCAAGTTCAAAACACCATTCAATCGGTACATGACTTAACCGAAGAAGTTCACAATGCGTCGGAAGTTATTAAGCAACTTAATATCTATACACATGATGCGAGCTCAATTCTAGACTCAATCAGCAGTATCGCTGAACAAACCAACTTATTGGCGTTGAACGCGGCGATTGAATCTGCTCGTGCAGGTGAACAAGGACGCGGTTTTGCGGTTGTTGCGGATGAAGTTAGAACACTAGCATCACGTACGCAATCATCAACACAAGAAATTCACAGGGTATTAGAACAGCTTCAAACTCAAGCGACGAAAGCGGTAAGTATTATTTCGAACAGTGGTGAAAAAGCCGAGTTGTGTGTCCAACAATCTAAAATTGCGGAATTGTCACTACAAAGTATCACAAGTGAAGTAAATCAAATTACTCAGCGCAACGAGATGATTGCGACAGCGACAGAAGAGCAAGAGTTAACCTCGCACCAAATTCAAGGCTATGTTGCTGAGATCCGTAATATGGCGGAAGGCACGGCAACCAATGTCAGTAATGTTGATTCTGTGTCACATGATATCGAGTCCATTACCTCAAGTTTAACGGAGTTGACGAACCAGTTTAAGGTGAGTTAA
- a CDS encoding putative exported protein: MKKTLLAAALMGIMGSASAADSDRITDLEKQVKRLKNESSWADNVKISGFGSVGVGKANNGAGYAHYTDERYDTNIDSILGLQFEFKVNDQAKVVTQISASGRYDWEVDVDSAYISYDFDGFTARAGKMKAPLFMFSDYVDVGYAYPMIRPSQEMYENIILSSYTGADILIPFDIGESTLLLQPFGGNSEIKERDSSFGHTKLDMFFGLTAHLYYDDWTFRTSYITAQTAVQGLDEITDPTVGLIATTIDDETASFIALGLQYDDGDLMLLAEATQTTVSGDFTDVFSAYALTGYRFGSVMPYVMVSHNQTTDNDKRDGTALSGLSYESMAYSLGSRWDFAQNVALKLDVTYADFGDTHGGKFSYNVDDNNQPIENDTFVYSATVDFVF; this comes from the coding sequence ATGAAGAAAACACTTTTAGCAGCTGCGTTAATGGGAATTATGGGAAGTGCATCTGCGGCAGACTCTGACCGTATCACGGACCTAGAAAAACAAGTTAAACGCTTGAAAAATGAATCAAGCTGGGCGGATAACGTTAAAATCAGCGGCTTTGGTTCTGTCGGTGTCGGTAAAGCGAATAATGGTGCAGGTTATGCACATTATACTGATGAGCGTTATGATACGAATATTGATTCAATTTTAGGTCTTCAATTTGAATTTAAAGTAAATGATCAGGCAAAAGTGGTTACGCAAATCAGCGCATCAGGTCGTTACGATTGGGAAGTTGATGTTGATTCAGCTTACATCAGTTATGATTTTGATGGTTTCACAGCGCGTGCGGGTAAAATGAAAGCGCCTCTATTCATGTTCTCTGATTATGTTGACGTAGGTTATGCTTACCCGATGATCCGCCCATCACAAGAGATGTATGAGAATATTATTCTGTCATCATACACGGGTGCAGATATACTTATTCCTTTTGATATTGGTGAAAGCACGCTGTTACTGCAACCTTTTGGTGGTAATAGTGAGATTAAAGAGCGTGATTCTTCTTTTGGTCACACCAAACTTGATATGTTCTTTGGTTTAACGGCGCACTTATACTATGACGATTGGACGTTCCGTACTTCTTATATAACGGCACAAACAGCGGTTCAAGGTTTAGATGAGATAACAGATCCTACAGTTGGTCTTATTGCTACTACGATCGATGACGAAACCGCGAGCTTTATTGCGTTAGGTCTTCAATATGATGATGGTGACTTGATGTTACTAGCAGAGGCGACGCAAACGACGGTTTCAGGTGACTTTACCGATGTGTTCTCGGCCTATGCATTAACAGGATACCGCTTTGGTTCAGTAATGCCATATGTGATGGTGAGTCACAACCAAACAACGGATAATGATAAGAGAGATGGAACTGCTCTTTCTGGTTTAAGCTATGAATCAATGGCTTACTCTTTAGGTTCTCGTTGGGATTTTGCTCAAAACGTCGCTCTTAAGCTAGATGTTACTTACGCTGATTTTGGTGACACCCATGGTGGTAAGTTCTCTTATAATGTTGATGACAATAATCAACCAATTGAAAACGACACGTTTGTCTACTCAGCAACTGTTGACTTTGTATTCTAA
- a CDS encoding membrane protein, giving the protein MKKLLVLCFGALFSLNVSAGLVVIGNPSGVDALSKKDVKKLFLGKKTRLSNGNSAQIVELEDGDDNRVAFHDLATGRSESQLQSAWSRLVFTGKAEAPVQVDSFDSMVSEVASNSNAIGYTEEANVTSAVKVLYKF; this is encoded by the coding sequence ATGAAAAAATTATTAGTGTTATGTTTTGGTGCTTTATTTTCATTGAATGTATCAGCCGGTCTGGTTGTGATTGGTAATCCATCGGGTGTTGATGCGTTATCGAAAAAAGACGTTAAAAAGCTGTTTCTCGGTAAAAAAACACGTTTAAGTAATGGTAACAGTGCTCAAATTGTTGAACTAGAAGATGGTGATGATAACCGTGTTGCTTTTCATGACTTAGCAACCGGTCGCAGTGAGTCTCAATTGCAATCTGCTTGGTCACGTTTGGTGTTTACTGGTAAAGCAGAAGCGCCAGTTCAAGTTGATAGCTTTGACAGCATGGTATCTGAAGTAGCAAGTAACTCAAATGCGATTGGTTATACTGAAGAAGCTAATGTAACGTCTGCAGTAAAAGTGCTTTATAAGTTTTAA
- a CDS encoding formate/nitrite transporter produces MSANLSPNTSGQFNPSEMMDQAAYYALAKSKKPTSMVIGLAVMAGVFIGIAFIFYITVTTGNAQTGWGISRFAGGLAFSLGLILVVIGGGELFTSSVLSAIAVANKQISFGKMLGIWGKVYIGNFIGATLLLALVVSAGMYQNDGGQWGLNALNIAQHKLHHQPLEAFALGILCNLLVCLAVWLTFCSTNMLTKAIMVILPVAMFVSSGFEHCVANMFMVPLGIAIQQLAPPEFWLAVGASPEQYADLNIINFITANLIPVTLGNIVGGAGLVGLGYWTIFSRPQLNAVPTSQITPLFTDSDTKEITEMNANKTVNQFMDINAYVLRPEMPVEVALDNLLERHLSGAIVINSHNEVVGFFSEHDVLVELWCEDYLPEKGRTVADLMKADITSISPKDTLLQLAEFYAIDKPTLYPTTDMGYATSYSTLSVNDRARDMRIAKPRILPVIEDNKFVGIVTRGDVVSQLRSIYGERMEVVKTQEEEIEAVVA; encoded by the coding sequence ATGAGCGCTAATCTCAGTCCAAATACAAGTGGACAATTTAATCCCAGCGAAATGATGGATCAAGCGGCTTATTACGCTTTAGCTAAATCAAAGAAGCCAACAAGTATGGTGATTGGCTTAGCTGTTATGGCTGGTGTATTCATCGGGATCGCTTTCATTTTCTATATCACTGTAACTACTGGGAATGCACAAACAGGCTGGGGAATTAGTCGCTTTGCTGGAGGCTTAGCATTTAGCTTAGGGTTGATACTGGTTGTAATTGGTGGCGGTGAGCTTTTCACGAGTTCTGTACTTTCCGCTATTGCTGTTGCAAATAAGCAAATCAGTTTTGGAAAAATGTTAGGAATATGGGGCAAAGTTTATATCGGTAACTTTATCGGTGCGACATTATTACTAGCCTTAGTTGTTTCTGCCGGCATGTACCAAAACGATGGCGGTCAATGGGGACTCAATGCACTCAATATCGCACAACATAAACTGCATCATCAACCATTAGAAGCATTTGCTTTAGGTATTTTATGTAACTTATTAGTGTGTTTAGCAGTTTGGCTAACCTTCTGTTCTACCAATATGTTAACCAAAGCAATCATGGTTATTCTGCCTGTTGCTATGTTTGTTAGCAGTGGTTTTGAACACTGTGTTGCCAATATGTTCATGGTTCCATTAGGTATTGCCATTCAACAACTTGCACCGCCTGAATTCTGGCTTGCCGTTGGCGCATCACCAGAACAATACGCTGATCTAAATATCATTAACTTTATTACTGCCAACCTTATCCCTGTCACTCTTGGGAATATCGTCGGCGGTGCAGGACTGGTTGGTTTAGGTTACTGGACTATCTTCTCTCGCCCTCAACTAAATGCAGTACCAACATCACAAATTACTCCTCTTTTTACCGATTCAGACACAAAGGAAATAACTGAAATGAACGCGAATAAAACAGTAAATCAATTTATGGATATTAACGCTTACGTACTTCGCCCTGAAATGCCTGTTGAAGTTGCACTAGATAACTTATTAGAACGTCATCTTTCTGGTGCCATTGTTATCAACAGCCACAATGAAGTCGTCGGTTTCTTCTCTGAGCACGATGTATTAGTTGAATTATGGTGTGAGGATTACTTACCAGAAAAAGGCCGCACTGTTGCTGACTTAATGAAAGCGGACATTACGAGTATTTCACCAAAAGATACCCTACTTCAATTGGCTGAGTTCTATGCGATTGATAAACCAACATTATACCCAACAACAGACATGGGTTATGCAACTAGCTACAGCACATTATCTGTCAATGATCGCGCTCGTGATATGCGTATAGCTAAACCACGCATCTTACCGGTAATTGAAGACAATAAATTTGTGGGTATCGTAACTCGTGGAGATGTAGTGTCTCAGTTACGTTCAATCTACGGCGAGCGTATGGAAGTGGTAAAAACACAAGAAGAAGAGATAGAAGCCGTTGTTGCTTAA
- a CDS encoding HTH-type transcriptional regulator, LysR family encodes MRYSLKQLAVFDAVATTGSVSQAAELLSLTQSATSMSLSQLEKMLGRSLFERNGKRMALTHWGVWLRPKAKKLIHDAQQIELGFYDQHLISGELSLGASQTAAEHLVPNLISNIDNDFPEIRISLGVKNTSGIINGVLDYKYELGIIEGRCDDNRIHQEVFCKDHLIIVAAAHHPFAKHETVSLAQLEQAKWVLREHGAGTRTIFDSAIHDKISDLDVWREYEHVPVLRTLVANGQYLSCLPYLDVVKYIERGELVALNVPELNMERTLSFIWRASMDQNPISSCIRREGIRMIKNHNVIR; translated from the coding sequence ATGCGATATTCATTAAAGCAGTTGGCAGTTTTTGATGCGGTAGCAACGACAGGAAGCGTCAGTCAGGCGGCTGAGTTATTATCGTTAACTCAATCAGCAACCAGTATGTCCTTATCGCAATTAGAAAAAATGTTAGGGCGGTCGTTATTTGAACGTAATGGTAAGCGAATGGCGTTAACCCATTGGGGCGTATGGCTTCGCCCTAAAGCGAAAAAACTAATTCATGATGCACAACAGATAGAGTTGGGCTTTTATGATCAGCATTTAATCAGTGGTGAATTGTCACTTGGTGCAAGTCAAACTGCAGCAGAACATTTGGTTCCAAACCTTATCAGTAATATTGATAATGACTTTCCAGAAATTCGAATATCTTTAGGGGTTAAGAATACCTCAGGGATCATTAATGGCGTGTTAGATTACAAATATGAACTCGGTATTATTGAGGGTCGGTGTGATGATAACCGAATTCATCAAGAAGTCTTTTGTAAAGATCATTTGATTATTGTGGCAGCCGCTCATCATCCTTTTGCTAAGCATGAAACAGTCAGCTTAGCCCAGTTAGAGCAAGCTAAATGGGTACTACGTGAACATGGAGCAGGAACAAGAACCATTTTTGATAGTGCGATACATGACAAAATCTCGGATTTAGATGTATGGCGTGAGTATGAACATGTTCCTGTACTGAGAACGTTAGTCGCGAATGGTCAATATTTAAGCTGTTTACCGTATTTAGATGTCGTTAAGTATATTGAGCGAGGTGAATTGGTTGCCTTAAATGTTCCTGAATTAAATATGGAACGTACACTCTCGTTTATTTGGCGTGCCAGTATGGATCAAAATCCAATAAGTAGTTGTATTCGACGAGAAGGAATTAGAATGATAAAGAACCATAATGTTATTCGTTAA
- a CDS encoding membrane protein: MPALSVLLMDSFNYFKTHFIAFCILVLPFALITNGIALSFNEEDGSGKFFIYMLFILTIYPFYKGAILYYIAYSFDGRRVPFSQLYQIPAKTWFSFVLMNIILGLAVLTGFIALILPGLYLMARFSFTEIYCVLYKENSTDAIKLGWNDTKDNYWLLFKGLVIIFGLTTGLVWVSEYALGLLGLSSPVLSFIFSILEVILSMMNTIFIFRVFTINTTRLEEIQQIS; the protein is encoded by the coding sequence ATGCCAGCCTTATCAGTTTTATTGATGGATAGCTTCAATTACTTCAAAACGCATTTTATTGCTTTCTGTATACTTGTTTTGCCATTTGCATTAATTACTAATGGAATAGCATTAAGTTTTAATGAAGAGGATGGCTCAGGTAAGTTTTTTATTTACATGTTGTTTATTCTAACTATCTATCCATTCTATAAAGGGGCAATTCTGTACTATATCGCTTATTCATTTGATGGTCGTCGTGTCCCATTTAGCCAGTTATATCAAATACCAGCCAAAACATGGTTTTCATTTGTACTCATGAACATTATTCTAGGTTTAGCTGTACTTACCGGCTTTATTGCACTGATTTTACCTGGTTTATATTTAATGGCGCGCTTTTCATTTACTGAGATTTATTGTGTTCTTTATAAAGAAAACAGTACGGATGCAATTAAATTAGGATGGAATGATACCAAAGATAATTACTGGCTTCTGTTTAAAGGCCTAGTCATTATCTTTGGTTTGACTACAGGATTGGTTTGGGTATCTGAATATGCCTTAGGTCTTTTAGGATTGAGCTCTCCAGTGTTGTCTTTTATTTTTTCTATTTTAGAAGTCATACTTTCTATGATGAATACCATTTTTATTTTTAGAGTATTTACTATTAATACTACGCGATTAGAAGAAATTCAGCAGATTAGTTGA